The Marinobacter salsuginis genomic interval ACTGGGTACGAACAGCCGAGCGAAAGCCTCAATGGCCGCCTTGCTGTCGGCATCCAGATCCCGGCCCGGGCTGGCCATGACCAAACGGGGATCCACGGCCCGCAGCGGCGCAGCGGTAGCTTCGTCCAACTGGTTCTGCAGCTGCCAATGTTGCTTGCTTTCCCGTTCCTTCAGGGATTCCAGCTTGCGCTCCAGCTCCTGTTTCTTCTTCTGGATCTGCTCCAGCCGGATTTCCGCCTGGGCGGCACTCTTCAATGCGGCCAGGTGGCCTTTCCTGCTCTCAAGCTCTTCCTTCTGGATATCCTCGATTTCCCGGAGGGTCATCTCCCCATACTGGGACAACAACAGGTCGCCATCTTTCTGGTTCTGCTCCGCCTGCTTGATACGCCGATCGGCAGAGCGTACCTCGCCCTTCAAGCCGCTGGCATCCTGCTCCAGCTTTTTCAGCGCCTGGAGAACATGGCGAAGGGTGTCGTTCTGTTCATTGAAAGCTTCCACCGCGGCTTTGCGCCGTGCCCCTATATCCTGAAGCGCATGGCTCACACCGTCCCGAAACGCGGCGAAATCGTGCTGGCTGCGAAGCAGCGTCTGGTAGGCCTGATAATCTTTTTCGAGCTTTTCAAACCGCGAACGTTCTTTCTCGATCCGGTTGAGCTGGGTTTGCTGCTGCTTCAGCTGGTCATGGCGGTTGAGGAAGTCGTCGATGTTGAAATCGAAGGCATCGTCGGCAAACTTCTTATCCGCCTCGATAATGCTGGCTACCGCATTGGACATGGCCTGATCGTCCGCCTTCATTTCAAACAGCAACAGGATCAACGTGCGCAGCGACTGCACCCGGCGTTCGTCAGACTCACCCAGAGGCAGCACGGAATAACGCACCGAATCGGCGTTCATCAGCTCGCTGCTGTACAGCATCTGTTTGAGTTTGCCCGGGTCATTCACAAGCCGGGTTTCTTTGGAGAGCTTTTTCAGCTTTTCGGACAAGCGGCTGAACGACAACTCCGGCACCGCCCGGCCAATGCCGTCCTCATCATCGCCATCCCAGAACAGTGGCCGCAGCTGATCGTAGCTTACCGGCACAAAGGCCCGGCCATAACTGAGCTGGCTGGCGCTGTCCCGATACAGGATCTGGCAATGCACCCCGGCCGGGTTCTCGGCTTCCATGATCAGGAAGCTGAACTGGCTGGGGAAATAATGCTGGTAGCTTTCCTCGTTGGTGTAAAAGCTGCCGGCGCTGGCATTACGGAAGGCAAATTTCTTGCGGCTGTTCTTGAAGTTGTTTTCCGGCAGCAGAAACAGACGCAGGCTGTTCAAAAGGCTGGACTTGCCCAGATTGCCCGGCCCGAGGATCAGGCCGTGGTTATCCACCGGAATTTCCACGTAACAGAAGCCGGCGGAATCCACCAACACCAGACGGCGAATGCCAAAATTGAAATTACATGGGCTCCCCTGGGAGTCACTCATCCAGAATCATCTCCTGTTCCATGAATTTGCCGGTCGATCGAAAGGCTTCTGCCAGGTTATTAAGGCCGAGCCCGCCCGCCACCGTCGCGAACATTTGCAGACCTGCGCATGATAAACACTCCGAACTGTGTTTATAAACGTAACTTTGGCGAATAGTGTAACGTCATCAGGCGCATACTGTATCAGGGACCTTGAATTCAGAATGCTACCTTAAGTCTTTGCAAAGCGCGTGAAGGTTAATCAATGAAAGACCAACTCAATACCAGCTGCGGAAAATCTGCCCTGGTTACGTTCGATATTCAGGACGAGCGACTGAAATGGTACTCGCTCGGTGACCAGGTCATGGGCGGGCAGTCTGATGGTGCGCTGACTCACTCTGAGGAAGGCGTCGGTCTTTTTCACGGCGCCGTGCGACTGGATAACGGCGGCGGATTTGCCTCTGTGAAAGCGGACCTGCCGAAGCCTTTCGATGCAGCTAGCTACACCGGTATCGAGCTTCTTGCCAGGGGCGACGGCAAAACCTACAAGATCGGCCTTCGCAACAGCACAGACCGGCGCAGCATCGTATACCAGCATACCTTCACAGC includes:
- a CDS encoding CIA30 family protein; protein product: MKDQLNTSCGKSALVTFDIQDERLKWYSLGDQVMGGQSDGALTHSEEGVGLFHGAVRLDNGGGFASVKADLPKPFDAASYTGIELLARGDGKTYKIGLRNSTDRRSIVYQHTFTAATEDWSRIRLPFSDFIPTWRGKTVANGGPLDTRNLASVSLFVSGRQAGEFKLIMQDWRLFRS